The following proteins are encoded in a genomic region of Candidatus Diapherotrites archaeon:
- a CDS encoding DUF2075 domain-containing protein, translated as MKRVKTGIEGLDELLLGGIPEGSSVLVSGGPGTGKTILGMQYVYRGAESYNEPGVFVTVESNLKNITWNMVAFDWNIRKMQEEKLMSIYRLKLDAKDNDSMEEKIDEELDIISSLVKEIDAKRLVVDSTTPLGMWFKQDVLRNLLYHFVDKLKELDCTTLLIAETRGEKNSFSAFGVEEFVVDGVVMLYFTPPHRSIFVRKMRGTDHDKSPHPFEIGEGGVSVKAKETVLWEAIK; from the coding sequence ATGAAACGGGTGAAGACTGGCATTGAAGGTTTGGATGAGCTTCTGCTCGGCGGCATTCCAGAGGGCAGTTCTGTTCTCGTTTCCGGAGGGCCGGGGACGGGCAAAACCATTCTTGGCATGCAGTACGTTTACAGGGGCGCTGAATCCTACAATGAGCCCGGCGTCTTCGTCACGGTTGAAAGCAACCTGAAAAACATCACCTGGAACATGGTCGCTTTTGACTGGAACATACGAAAAATGCAGGAAGAAAAGCTGATGAGCATTTATCGGTTGAAGCTTGACGCAAAGGACAATGATTCCATGGAGGAAAAAATCGACGAGGAACTGGACATAATTTCGTCGCTCGTCAAGGAAATCGACGCTAAAAGGCTTGTCGTGGATTCAACGACCCCTTTGGGCATGTGGTTCAAGCAGGATGTGCTGCGCAACCTCTTGTACCATTTTGTTGACAAGCTCAAGGAACTGGACTGCACAACATTGCTGATTGCCGAAACCCGAGGCGAAAAGAATTCCTTCAGCGCCTTCGGAGTCGAGGAGTTCGTCGTCGACGGAGTCGTAATGCTTTATTTCACGCCGCCGCACCGCAGCATTTTCGTGCGCAAAATGCGCGGAACCGACCATGACAAGAGCCCGCACCCGTTTGAAATCGGCGAGGGCGGAGTCAGCGTGAAGGCAAAGGAAACAGTGCTCTGGGAAGCGATAAAATAA
- a CDS encoding cation:proton antiporter, whose amino-acid sequence MVDISLFASLGIILLAGTVVAAAAKFLRQPTIIAYLVAGLVIGPIGLRIIGNSSEIAVFSELGMAFLLFAVGIESDFSKLFKLKSVVVFGAVGQVLATSLFVFSSMTFLGLPFTESLYIALILSFSSTVIVVKILSEKNQIDSLHGRLIIGFAVVQDIIAVLILPVLKNVANLFAVQTFIWFFGSIAALAVLAIIMNRFVLPKALHIFSESGEIFYLIVLSTAFAFVSLAHFLDFSIAAGAFIGGLSLSSLAYNVEALGRISGIRDFFSTIFFVSLGMQITLSFAGTPLIFVALFLFVVYFFNPFVYFAIGMLSGYGSRIAFLIGASLGQASEFSFIIASQGFSLGQLSPELYSVSLLAITLSMATTPFIVGRTPAIYDFAKKAFSTLFPQLSKIRFDGKLKELEKLPKEEEFSGHIVIFGSGTFGSEIAPELSKHYRTIIIDHNPNVVAESIRAGMNAMYGDINNREIWRKVKLNKAKILVLALPFSRESTILLKRAKRENPEIKVFARAHYYADALRLYEAGADFVVLTPIVSANQMLKSIAKYLDPAEDNRITMLEDEFVDYLKEKVAAEDKERGLIK is encoded by the coding sequence ATGGTTGACATTTCCTTGTTTGCCAGCCTTGGCATAATCCTTCTTGCCGGAACTGTTGTCGCCGCGGCGGCGAAGTTCCTGAGACAGCCGACAATAATCGCATACCTTGTCGCCGGCCTGGTCATCGGCCCCATCGGCTTAAGGATCATAGGCAATTCCTCGGAAATCGCGGTATTTTCGGAACTTGGCATGGCATTCCTGCTTTTCGCGGTCGGCATCGAATCCGATTTTTCAAAGCTTTTCAAGCTTAAATCTGTCGTGGTGTTCGGCGCCGTCGGGCAGGTGCTTGCCACAAGCCTGTTCGTTTTCAGTTCCATGACATTCCTTGGCCTGCCGTTCACGGAAAGCCTCTACATTGCACTCATACTTTCATTCAGCTCAACGGTCATAGTAGTCAAAATCCTGTCGGAAAAAAACCAGATCGACTCGCTGCATGGAAGGCTCATAATCGGCTTCGCCGTCGTGCAGGACATCATTGCAGTGCTCATACTGCCGGTCCTCAAGAACGTGGCCAACCTCTTTGCCGTGCAGACGTTCATCTGGTTTTTCGGAAGCATTGCCGCGCTGGCAGTGCTCGCAATCATAATGAACAGGTTCGTGCTGCCGAAAGCATTGCACATTTTCTCGGAATCCGGCGAAATATTCTATCTCATAGTCCTGTCAACCGCATTCGCATTCGTTTCACTGGCGCATTTCCTCGACTTTTCCATTGCCGCGGGCGCGTTCATTGGCGGGCTGAGCCTTTCAAGCCTGGCATACAACGTGGAGGCGCTGGGCAGGATTTCCGGCATACGCGACTTCTTTTCAACCATTTTTTTCGTTTCGCTTGGCATGCAGATAACTCTTTCATTTGCGGGCACCCCCCTGATTTTTGTCGCACTGTTCCTGTTCGTGGTCTATTTCTTCAACCCGTTCGTTTACTTTGCCATCGGAATGCTGTCCGGCTACGGTTCAAGGATAGCTTTCCTGATAGGCGCGTCTCTGGGGCAGGCGAGCGAATTCTCGTTCATAATCGCAAGCCAGGGCTTCAGTTTGGGACAGCTTTCTCCGGAGCTCTATTCCGTTTCCCTGCTTGCGATAACGCTTTCAATGGCTACAACGCCGTTCATCGTGGGCAGGACGCCGGCAATCTATGACTTTGCAAAAAAGGCGTTTTCCACGCTGTTCCCACAGCTCTCGAAAATCAGGTTTGACGGGAAGCTGAAGGAACTTGAAAAGCTGCCGAAAGAAGAGGAATTCAGCGGCCACATCGTCATTTTCGGTTCCGGCACGTTCGGCTCGGAAATAGCCCCGGAGCTCAGCAAACATTACCGGACAATAATAATAGACCACAACCCGAATGTTGTCGCGGAATCCATCCGCGCGGGAATGAATGCGATGTACGGCGACATAAACAACCGCGAAATCTGGAGAAAGGTCAAACTGAACAAGGCAAAAATCCTTGTGCTGGCGCTTCCGTTCAGCAGGGAATCCACTATACTGCTCAAAAGGGCAAAGCGCGAAAACCCGGAAATAAAGGTGTTCGCGCGCGCCCACTATTATGCGGATGCGCTCAGGCTGTACGAGGCCGGCGCGGACTTCGTGGTTCTGACGCCGATTGTCAGCGCAAACCAGATGCTCAAAAGCATTGCAAAATACCTTGACCCGGCCGAGGACAACCGCATAACCATGCTGGAAGACGAATTCGTCGACTACCTGAAGGAAAAGGTTGCTGCGGAAGACAAGGAACGCGGGCTGATAAAATAA
- the cysE gene encoding serine O-acetyltransferase has protein sequence MAIISTLKADVRAVKANDPAAKSYFDVLINHAPLHAIMVHRFNHALYRAGVPILPRFFANIIRVWSGVEIHPGARIGRGFFIDHGWGTVIGETAEIGDNCILFQNVTLGGTGKHSGKRHPSLGNNVYIGTQAILLGPITVGNNVKIGANTFIVMRDVPDNCTVVGNPGKIIKLNGKKADRELPKTDAPADEFRQI, from the coding sequence ATGGCAATCATTTCCACGCTCAAAGCCGATGTGAGGGCGGTAAAGGCAAACGATCCCGCCGCCAAAAGCTATTTTGACGTCCTGATAAACCACGCGCCATTGCATGCAATCATGGTGCACAGGTTCAACCACGCGCTTTACAGGGCCGGAGTGCCGATCCTGCCAAGGTTTTTCGCGAACATCATCCGCGTCTGGAGCGGCGTCGAAATCCATCCGGGCGCAAGGATCGGCAGGGGCTTTTTCATCGACCACGGCTGGGGCACGGTCATAGGCGAAACAGCGGAAATAGGCGACAACTGCATTCTCTTCCAGAACGTTACCCTGGGGGGAACGGGCAAGCATTCCGGCAAAAGGCATCCCTCGCTGGGAAACAACGTTTACATCGGAACGCAGGCAATCCTGCTGGGGCCGATCACCGTGGGAAACAACGTGAAAATCGGCGCGAACACTTTCATTGTCATGCGCGACGTGCCCGACAACTGCACGGTTGTGGGCAATCCCGGAAAAATCATAAAGCTGAACGGAAAAAAAGCGGACCGGGAACTGCCGAAGACGGATGCGCCGGCGGACGAGTTCAGGCAAATCTAG
- a CDS encoding 2-isopropylmalate synthase — protein sequence MPERIEILDTTLRDGEQTSDVSFSGQEKLSIAKTLLLDVKADRIEVASVILSKEEKESVKRIGDWAMKNGLQARVEVLGFVDFGKTVQWLSDCNIKVLNLLAKGSRRHCETQLGKTLEQHAEDVRQNIALAKAKGLTVNLFLEDWSNGMRHSKDFVFGMVERLKGAGVKRFFLPDTLGNLSPPETAAFVKEMVERFPWAEFEFHAHNDYGLATANSLAACQAGAKAVHVTVNGLGERAGNAPLDEVVVALKDKGGFSVGVDETQMFNASKIIEAFSGKRVSQNKPISGDNVFTQTAGIHADGDKKGKLYENELMPQRFGRQREYALGKLTGKASIEMNLRRLGMELSEEQVKAVRNKVVELGEKKEKVTTADLPFIVSDAIANGSNAKAVSIEKCVSKSGLGVRPSAEVRLKVFGRKFEEKGEGNGGYDAFMNALKKISKKAGFRLPELLDYEVRIPPGGKTDAIVEATITWKSGKSNVFKTIGVDSDQLMAAVKATEKMLNMAAKRPKK from the coding sequence TTGCCTGAAAGGATTGAAATTCTGGACACTACGCTCAGGGACGGCGAGCAGACAAGCGATGTTTCGTTTTCCGGCCAGGAAAAGCTTAGCATTGCCAAGACGCTTTTGCTTGACGTGAAGGCCGACAGGATAGAGGTTGCAAGCGTCATTCTCTCGAAAGAGGAAAAGGAAAGCGTGAAGCGCATAGGCGACTGGGCCATGAAAAACGGCTTGCAGGCAAGGGTCGAGGTTCTGGGTTTCGTGGATTTCGGCAAGACCGTGCAATGGCTTTCCGACTGCAACATCAAAGTGCTTAATCTGCTGGCGAAAGGCTCGAGAAGGCACTGTGAAACCCAGCTTGGGAAAACGCTTGAACAGCACGCGGAAGACGTCAGGCAGAACATCGCATTGGCAAAGGCGAAAGGCCTTACAGTGAACCTTTTTCTCGAAGACTGGAGCAATGGAATGCGCCATTCAAAGGACTTTGTCTTCGGCATGGTTGAAAGGCTGAAAGGCGCGGGAGTGAAAAGGTTTTTCCTGCCGGACACTTTGGGCAACCTTTCGCCGCCGGAAACAGCTGCTTTCGTGAAGGAAATGGTTGAAAGGTTTCCGTGGGCGGAATTCGAATTCCATGCGCACAACGATTACGGCCTTGCGACCGCAAACTCTTTGGCTGCGTGCCAGGCGGGGGCCAAGGCAGTGCACGTTACAGTGAATGGCCTCGGCGAGAGGGCGGGAAACGCGCCGCTTGACGAGGTTGTCGTTGCATTGAAGGACAAAGGCGGTTTCTCCGTCGGCGTAGACGAAACCCAGATGTTCAATGCAAGCAAGATAATCGAGGCGTTTTCCGGAAAGAGGGTTTCGCAGAACAAGCCCATAAGCGGGGACAATGTTTTCACGCAGACAGCCGGCATACACGCGGACGGCGACAAGAAGGGAAAGCTCTACGAAAACGAGCTGATGCCGCAGAGGTTCGGCAGGCAGCGCGAATATGCATTGGGAAAGCTTACAGGCAAAGCGAGCATTGAAATGAATCTCAGGCGGCTTGGCATGGAACTCAGCGAGGAGCAGGTCAAGGCAGTGAGGAACAAGGTTGTCGAGCTGGGCGAAAAAAAAGAAAAGGTAACGACAGCTGATTTGCCGTTCATTGTTTCCGACGCCATAGCCAACGGCTCGAACGCGAAAGCCGTGAGCATAGAAAAATGCGTTTCAAAATCCGGCCTTGGCGTCAGGCCGTCAGCGGAAGTCAGGCTCAAGGTTTTCGGCAGGAAGTTTGAGGAAAAAGGCGAAGGCAACGGCGGTTATGATGCGTTCATGAACGCGCTGAAAAAGATTTCCAAAAAAGCCGGCTTCAGGCTGCCCGAACTGCTGGACTACGAAGTCAGGATTCCGCCGGGCGGAAAGACGGATGCAATCGTGGAAGCCACCATAACCTGGAAGTCGGGCAAGAGCAATGTTTTCAAGACAATCGGCGTCGATTCCGACCAGCTCATGGCGGCAGTGAAGGCGACGGAAAAAATGCTTAACATGGCGGCCAAACGCCCAAAAAAATAG